Below is a genomic region from Kribbella qitaiheensis.
ACGGTCCAGTTTCAATGATTGGCGGAGCCGTCCGATGTCGGCGACTGCGCGCCGCCAAGGCGAACTCAAGCTGATCATCGTCAAGTCGTTCGAAGAGTCCGACGAGACCTACGGGTACCGGCGGGTGCATGCCGACCTGGTGGCCTGGGGTGTGACCTGTGGGCTGGAGTTGGTGCGCAAGCTCATGCGTGAGTTGGGTTTGGAGCCGTGCCAGCCGCGGCCGTGGCGGCACTGTCTGACCGAGCAGGATGGCCAGGCCGGCCCGATCCCGGATCTGGTAGATCGGGACTTCACCGCTGATGCTCCGGGGCACAAGATGGTCGGAGACATTACCTATGTCTCGACCTGGGAAGGGTGGCTTTATCTGGCGACCGTGCTCGATTGCCACACCAAAGCTGTGATCGGGTGGGCCATGGACGACAATTACAAAACCCCGCTGATCGAAGCCGCGATCGACATGGCGGTGCGGAATCACGATCTTGTCGACGGCGCAATCTTTCACTCCGACCGGGGCAGCAACTACACTTCCGCCCAGTTCGCCGCGACTTTGAAGAACAATAATCTTCGCCAATCAGTCGGGCGGACCGGTATCTGTTACGACAATGCGATGGCCGAATCGTTCTTCGGCGCTCTCAAGAACGAGCGTACCCACCGAACCGAGTACCCGACCCGCGACCATGCACGCCGCGATATCGCCCGCTACATCGAATTGCGCTACAATACTAAACGCCGTCACTCAGGGCTCGGCTACCGGACCCCACAGCAAGCCCACGACGACTACCTGGAAACACAATCCGCCGCCTGAATCAGCCATCAAAAAGCTGTCCGGAAAGCGCGTGGCACCTCAGAGGCCTGTAGCCGAGGGCCGGCAGTATGCGACAGCGCAGATGTCGTCTTCCACGTCCTTCGCGACCTGCTCTACGCCGGGCACGTCGTCCAACCGACGACGGTCGTCCTGCTCGGCCGGCTCGGTACACCCGGTGTCGTCTTGGCATGGCGACTGATCCGCTGGGCGGATCGCCGCCGCGCCGGCGACCTGGCGCTCATCCCATCGCGCGACCTCGATGAGCTCAGCCTTGAGGCGAACCCAATCACAGCCTGCCAGCAGCTCACGCGACTCATCGTCGCCTTACGGGCTCGCGGCGTCCCGCGCTGACGCCGGCTCTACGCCACCTTGCGGTACCCCAGTTGACTCTGAGATTGGACCTGATATGCCACGATCCAGTACAGCCTCCGGTCCCGACCACATCGTCATCGAGACCGGCACGACACGACCGGGAACGACTACGATCGTTGAGCGTAAAGGGATCGGTCATCCCGACACGCTCGCTGACCATCTGGCGGAGCGTCTGTCACGCGCCTACAGTCGCTACACGCTGGACCGCTTCGGTGCAGTCCTGCACCACAACTTCGACAAACTCGCCCTCCTCGGCGGCGCATGCGAGGTTCGCTACGGTGCTGGCCGTATGACAGCTCCAGTACGGGTCCTTGTTAACGGCCGGGCCGCTCACACGTGCGGGAACGACGCGATTCCGGTCACTGAACTGGTCGATGCCGAAGTCCGGGCATTCTTCGGCGAGCGCCTTCCCGAGCTGACGAATCATCTCGACATCGTCTTCAACATCACCAGTAACTCCAGCCCGGGCGCGGTCATCACGGACGACTCTGTTCCGGACCGTGTCCGATGGTTCAACCCACGCTCGATCGACGATCTCCGTGAGAGACGAACCCGGCTGTCGAACGACACCTCGCTGGGGACTGGCTGGGCGCCAGAGAACCCCTTCGAGTCATTCGTTCGTGAACTCGTCAACCGCTTCTCAGGACGATCCGAGTTCACGCTCGCCCATCCCTGGTGCGGCTCGGACGTGAAACTCATGGGCTACTTCGACAAAGACCTCGCCGATGTCGTCCTCTGCGTACCGCAGAAGTCGAGGTTCGTCAGCAACCGCGCAGAGTACTTACGAAACCTCGAAGTCGTGCGCGAGGAGTGCTACCGGCTAGCCGCAGCACGGCTGCCAGATTCCGAAGTGCGATTCCGTCTCAATGCGCGGGATGTTCCCGATCGTGACGAGTTGTATCTGACACATACCGGCAGCTCGATCGAGTCCGGCGACGAAGGAGTGGTCGGTCGAGGCAATCGGGTGAACGGTCTGATTACCCCGCTCCGGCCGATGAACCTAGAAGGTGCCAACGGCAAGAATCCCGTGTACCACGTGGGCAAGCTCTACAACATCGTCGCCCAACGACTGGCGGAACGACTCTCCGACGAGACCGGAGACCACGCAGAGGTGCACCTTGTCAGCCTGACCGGACAGCGACTCGATCAGCCTTGGCGTGTCCTGGTACGGCTCACGGACGACGCCGCTGACGTAGACAAGGTCCGGGCGCTTGTTACTGACGCCCTGGCAAGTTTCCCTGCCGTGACTGACGAGCTGGTAACGAACGGGATTGTGTTGAGCTGATGGCTCTTGGCGAGGTTTCCGAGGGCTGCCGGCGACGGCTTGTCGGACACTACGGAGCAGCAGCTCTCGAGTGGGTTGAAGAGGCCCCCGGATTACTCCAGGTCGCGGCTGCTCGGTGGGGTTTGTCGCTGATGAACTACCACGACGCTGGCCACGCGTCAGTTGTGTCGACCGCAGTCGACCAGCAGGGTCGACGACTGATGGTCAAGGCATGGACCGATCCAGCGCGGTATCGACATGAGGTCGCGGCACTTCGTCACTGGGCTGGTGGACCGGCCGTAGAGGTGATCGAGACAGCGGATGACTTGTGTGCGGCCGCCTTGGAGATGGTTGGCGGGGAACCGGGGGGTCGCGGTCGACCGGCCGGCGAGCTCACGCTGGTAGCGGAGGCGCTACAGCATCTCCATGCCCTCGGCCGGCAGCGTAGTCCTGCTGGTTTTCCGCTGCTTGCCGATTACTTGCAAGGCGAGGTTGCCCCGCGAGTTTGGAAGCGGCTGCGAGACCAGGACCTCGGCCAGTGGCGACCGGTGGCCCAGGCTGGCCTCCACGCTCTGCGAGAGGCCGCCGGTGCTCATCCAGATGGCACCGGGCAGCAAACTCTGCTTCACGGAGATCTCTACCGCGAGAACGTGCTGTTCTCAGACTGCCAGCAGCCAGTTTTCCTTGACCCACTGCCGATGCTGGGATCGGAAGCCTTCGACTGGGCCTTCTGGGTCGTGTACTACGAGGTTGAATGCGGTTTCGAGGATCGGTTGGCGCTTGCCCAGACGGTCTCCGGTCTGCCAGTTCAAGGCATCCGTCGGTGGTGCACAGTCCTGTTCCTGGACGGGCTCCTCTACTACCTCGAAACCCATGATCCGAGAACTTCGTTGCTGGGCAACATGGCCACCGCGTTCGTCCGGAACAACGAGGGGAGAAGCTCGTGGTCAACTTGATTTGTCGCCACGCTCAAACGGACTACAGCGTCCAGCACCGCGTGAATGGCGACCCTACTTATCCGATCCTGCTGAATCGCGTGGGGCGCCAAACATGCCGTCAGGCACAAGCTTCTTCGCGCCTCTCCGGTGTGCAGGGCTGGATCACCAGTGAGTTCCCACGCGCACGCCAGACCGTCCAGCTCCTCATGGGGCCGTCCACCCGCGAACCATTGGTCGAGCCGCACCTCAACGAACTCGACTACGGAGTCTTCGAGGGCACCCCGTTCCTTTCGTATGGGGAGTGGCTCAGCCGACACGGTGCAGATGAGCGGCCCGAAGGAGCAACGGAGTCTCAGCGAGAGGGCATCCTGCGAATGCTCAGTGCGTTGGCAGGCATGCCCAACCACCTCGGCGATCGCGTGATAGTCGGCCACGGCCTACTGACATCCGTACTGACCTGGGGCCTCAGCAGCCACCACTTCGAATCGCTTCCACTCTTTCTGCCCGAAGCGCCGTACGTCGAACCACTTGCGCTATCTGACGACGAACTGAACGACCTGGCAACAGCCCTACATGATCGGATCGCGCCATCCGAGCTGCACCGGTGACGTCCACAGGCGGCGATCGCCGCCTGACTGCTAACTTCGACGGCACATGTCCACTGCAGGAAATGAAGGATTGTCGCCATGCATGATGCACGTGTTCTCATCGAGATGGGTCCCGAAGCCGTCCGTCGACTGGCCCGTCGGGGTTACAGCCTGGATCTGTCGGTGCTCCAGAACCTGCAGTCTCGACGGAACCAGAGTATTCATTCGATCGACGAGCTCAGGGCCGAGTCCAAGCGGGCAGCCAGCGAGGTCCAGGCGACAGCACGCGCTGGCGGCGACATTGCGGCTCTCAAGGAGACCGCGCGCAAGCTCAAGGAGCAGATCAACGATATCGAGGACGAGCTGGACGGAGTGCAAGAGGAACTCACGACTCTTCTGCTGAGTATTCCGAACCTCCCGGACGACCGCACGCCCGAGGGCGACTCGGACGAGTTCGCGACCGAGGTCCGACGTGTCGGAGCCCAACCTGCCTTCTCGTTCACGCCGAAGGACCACGTGGACCTCGGCGAGACGACTGGAATCCTCGACTTCGCCCGGGCCACCAAGCTGTCCGGGCCGCGCTTCGCGGTGACCCGTGGAGCAGGCGCAGCACTAGAACGTGCGCTGTCCACGCTCTTTCTCGACCTACACACCCGCCGCCACGGCTATGTAGAGCACTCAGTCCCCTATCTGGTCAGCCGCAAGACCATGACCGGGACCGGTCAGCTACCGAAATTCGAGGCCGACCTCTTCAAGACAAGTGTCGCCGACCGTGACCTCTTCCTGATCCCAACAGCTGAGGTCCCGCTCACCAACCTCTACGCCGACGAGATCATCCCGGCCGCAGAACTACCGGTGGCGATGACAGCGAATACACCCTGCTTCCGATCCGAGGCCGGGTCCTACGGCCGCGACACCCGCGGCTTGATCCGCCAGCACCAGTTCACCAAGGTCGAGATCGTCCGGATCGTCGAACCCGAGCAGGCCGACTCCGAACTGGAAAACATGCTCGGCCACGCTGAGGCCTGCCTCAAAGAACTCGGCCTCGCCTACCGGGTCGTTATGCTCGCCGCCGGCGACACCGGCTTCTCGGCTCAGCTCACCTACGACCTCGAGGTCTGGTTCCCAAGCCAGAACACCTACCGCGAGATCTCTTCCGTCTCCAGCTTCGGCTCCTTCCAGGCCCGCCGCGCAAACATCCGAACCCGCGGCGCCGACGGCAAGCCGAAGCTGGTCGCCACGCTCAACGGTTCCGGACTCCCCATCGGCCGGACCCTCGCTGCGGTGCTCGAGCAGCACCAGCAAGAAGACGGATCGATCCTGCTCCCCCAATCGCTCGTCCCCTATCTCGGCTTCCGCCGCATCGCGGCGGACGGATCACCGGAGGAATAGTGCTTGTCGGCGTCTGCGACTTCCCAAGTGACTACCCGTTTCCGCCCGTCGCCTACGGCGGTATAGAGCGTTGGCTCTGGGCGGTCGCTGCTGGCGCCCGGGCCGCAGGCGCCGACGTACACCTTCTCGGACCAGGCTGGATCCCCGACCTCGACCAGGACTGGACCCGAAAGCCAGTCCGCCTGGAAGACGTCACCGCCGGCTCACTAGCGGAGCGAGAGCTGCGCAGTACGGCGTACGACCTGCTCGTGGTCGGGCACGAGTACCCTTCACATCCCGAATGGGTCCGCACTTGGGCGCAGATGGACTGCGATGTCGCGACATTTCAGCACTCACCGACCTTCGAGCACTCGGCGGACGCCTTCGACGGCAAGCGATCACGTCTTTACTGCTACTCACCCGAGATGCTCGAACGCTACGAGGATCACCAACCGATAGCCGAACTTGCAGTCCACCTCGGTATCGGCGAACAGGAGCCCCAGGCAACCACCGGCGACGACTTGGTCTGGCTCGGCAGAATCGACAGCGACAAAGCCCCGCACCTTGCCGCCAGAGCCGCCCAACTGCTCGGCCGGCGGATTCGCATCATCGGCCCAATCTTCGACAAGTCCTACGTCCATGCGCACGAACACCTCCTCGGCGCCGACCATGTCGAACTGACCGGCGAGCTGGGTGGACCTGCCAAGATCGCAGCACTCCAGGCCGGATCAGTCTTCGTCTACACCTACGCACGCAACTACATCGAGGCGGGCGCCGCTGTCTTCGGCGAGACCCTGCGTGCCGGAACACCGATAGCGGCACTCAGCTGGCGAGAAGGCACATGCGCCGACGCAGCCACCTGCGATCAAACAGGCGTCGTCGCAGTCGCCGATCCTGCCGAGGACGACGAGAGTACAGCTCATCGCCTGGCAGAGGCCATCGTTCAAGCCGAGGAACTCGAACACTCGACAGTCCAGGAGATCGGCCAACAGCGCTTTCATCCCCTGCGCCACTTCGAAGCGCTGACGTCTGCACAGTGCTGACCTCGGATCCGGCGGGATGGATCCCCGATTCACTCCGCCGGACACTCGGCGCCAGATGGGATATCCGTCTCGAAGGCGATCTGTTGACAGCCCTGCACCGCGATCACTCAGACCACTACACGCCGCCACGACGCTCTCTCGCCTTCGCCGACTTGCTCGACGTCCTAGAGTCCAACTTCGCGATGCACGGCGTACCCCGCGCCCGACCTCTACCGCTTCGTTGGGGGCGGGACACCGACCTCACAGTATCCGCTGTCCAAGCACTCGATCCCTTCCTCAAAGATGGCCAGGACAGGGTCTACCGATCAGGCTTCCTGCCTCAGCCAGTCGTGCGCCTCACCGGACAGCGCGACGACCACGGCGAACTACGCGACGGATTCCTCACCTCGTTCGTCAACATCTCCCACATCCAGCCGATCACGCACCACGACGAGTTCGCAGAGGCCATCGACATCTGGCTCTCTGTCCTCTCACGACTCGGCATGCACGCCCGGCACATCACCATCTACGGTCACCTGAAGATCTGGCAACGCGACCAGGTCCAAGGCATAACGCTGCGCTTCAGACACCTAGACCTGACGGTGGGAGACATCAATCTCCTCTGGAACGCCAATCAACCCCAACGCATGGCCGTCGACCTCGGCAGCGGCCTCGAGCGCCTCGCGTGGGCGAGATCCCGATCCGACTGGAAAGACCTCGTGTTCGGCCCCTTCGCAACCGCCGCGCCACTAGCAACCCTCGACGCCATCCGCACCACTACCCTCCTGCTCGGCCATGGCATCCGCCCAGGGCCCCAGAGGCGCCGCCGGCACAACCCGCCGAATCATCAACACCATCGCGCCCGACTCAGCACCCCTCGGGCTAGACGCGATGGTCCGCTTCTCACACCGCTACTGGCAACCGTTGTCTGCCCTCGCAGTCGAATGGCCAGCCATCGCTTCAGCAATCGAAGACGAACGGTCGCGATAGATTGTCGGTGCTGCCGGAGGTCAGACAAGGGAGCATCCGGGTCGACCACGGCCTCGTTGTCTGGTCCACGCTGAGTAAATTGGCCCATCCCTCTCGGACCTGAGTTGGGTCAGATGCGGGACGAGTAGCGACACTCCGCCCGGATTCACCGCGCACAGCAAGCAGCAAGATATTTGGGCGGAGGCATGTGGACAGTCACTCTAAGGAATCTAAGGCAGGCACTGGCCACCCGAGGTAGTGCCGAGCGAGCTCGGTCGGCCGAGTGACTTCCTGAACGCCACCCGAGGACGTCCACGTCGCGATCAACGTCAGCCCTGCCGCCACGGCTGGTTCCCAGTCATGACTTGGCCCCGGATCTGGCTCCCACTCGTCGGCCGCCCACGCAGCCGCATCCACGCTGAACCAGCGGTCGCCAAGAGCAACTGTCCTAAGCCAGACAATTCCATCGTCCTTGCGAATATAGACGCCCTCCTCGCTCTCGTGCCCGAGGAGATACACCGTCGCACCCTTGTCCGCAGCTAGCCGAGGAACTGCTGGCCCCATCGCGAGAAATGGCGCCGCGACGAGGTCATCGCGGCGATCACTTTTCTTGCCGGTCATACCGCCTCCATCCAGTGAACTCGGGCAACTCCGAGTTTCCCACCACAGCCTGACAGATCGATGGCACCCTTGAGCTCCACAGTCTGATAACTACCATTATCAACAAATCGTGCAATCGAATCGCCGGAGTTGCGTATCGTCTGGGTGCGAGCCTTGCCGGCGTCACCGTTCGTGTTGCTGCGGATTCTGGCCCGACGCCAGAGTTCGCGAGCCATTGCCGCGACGCGCTCATTGGCCACGATCTTGTCGTCGAGCGCCCCTATTATGCCAGCGATTGCTCTCTGCTCAGGTAGCTCCGGCAGCGAGATCTGAACTCGTTTAATGTAATTCCGGTTCAGCATGGGCTGAGCGGCACCAGAGTTATATCCGGAAAAATCGATCAGACCGAGCAGATAGTAGACAAACCTTGGATCGTTCCCAAGGAAATCTGTTACATAGAGAGACGTGTTGAGGGGCCAGAAGTCAACATCGCAATACGTCGCCTTACCCATCGACGCTCCAGCACGACCGAGCACAACCCCGGGCGCCTTGACTAGCGCGGTGTCATGGGTTCCGCTCTGTCCCGCCGCGCCCATGACTGGCACACTCCCATTTCTCCGCTGCGACGTCGGAAGATCGTGTCCGCGCTGGAGCTTGACCAACTGGTCCAGCGTTGCCGGGCGCCACTCACCCACTGATCCTCCCCAACTGCTCCCGCACCACCACATCCAACCGAGTCGATTCATCCAATTGCTCGAAAAGTTCCTCCGTCAGCCTTGCAATCCGTTCTTCCACTGGCTCCGCATCCGGGTCCTCCTCGACCTTTGCCGCTCCCACATAAGAAGCGCGCAAAGGACCCCGACGACGAGCTGGAACTGCTCATCGTCCACTCGATGCTGCTCACCGGCTACGACGCCCCGCCGATTCACACTCTGTACATGGACCGCCCGATGCAGGGGGCCAACCTGATGCAGGCGCTCGCCCGGGTCAATCGTCGTTTCCGCGGCAAGCAGGACGGCCTGCTCGTCGGCTACGCGCCTCTCACCGACAACCTCACCAAGGCCCTGCGTGAGTACTCGGACCAGGACCGCAGGGACCAGACTCTCGGCGCGGACATCGAACGGGCCGTCACCGAGGTCAAGAATGCGCTGGCCACGATCAAGGGCCTGCTAGCTGGGAGCCGGTGGAAGGTATGGCTCGGCGACAACGGCCGCCCTGACTCCCGCAGGCGGGCGCTGCGCCTGACCGCTGATTTCCTGCGCAATCCGAAGACCCCGGGGAACAAGGTTGACCCTCCCGGCAAGCCGCTCTCCGTCCGATTCAAGGACAGTGCCGCTCGGCTGGACCGCTTCTAGCGTGTCTGTGCAATGAGCAAGGAGATCGCCGAGCGCTGCGAAGACATGGATGACTGGCGTCGTGACATCTCCTTCTTCAGCGAGGTCAGGGCGTGGATGATCAAGCTCGACGCTGCCCAGCGTGAGGCGAACGGAGAGCCGCTCAGCGCCGAGGTCCAGCGCTATCTGCAAGCCCTCGCGGCCTCGGTCGTCGACGCCGACGAGATCACCGACCTGTACGTGGAGGCCGGGATCGGACGGTTGGACATCACCCGCCTCAACGAGGCTCAGCTGCGCAAGCTTGAGAACTCCGAGACCCCGCACCTGGTCACCGAGGCCCTGCGCCGCATGATCCAGCAGAAGATGCGTGAGGTGACCAAGCACAACGTCGTGCGCAACGAAAGCTTCACTGAGCGTCTGAACGACCTGATGAGGCGATACATGCTTCAGCAGCTCACCAGCGCCCAGGTAATCGCCGAACTCGCCGCCCTGGCACGGGAGGTATCCGCGGAGGCCCGCCGTGGCGAGCGGTTCGACCCGCCGTTGACCCACGCCGAGCTGGCCTTCTACGACGCCGTCGCACACCGCGACATGGCCGAGGTGATGGAGGGCGGCGGCGACGCCCTCGCCAAGATCGCCCGTGCCCTCGTCAAGGACATTCAAAAGAACCTGTCCGTCGACTGGCTCTCCCGCGAACCCGTCCGGGCGAAGCTCCGTACCCGCATCCGCCGCGTC
It encodes:
- a CDS encoding methionine adenosyltransferase; translated protein: MPRSSTASGPDHIVIETGTTRPGTTTIVERKGIGHPDTLADHLAERLSRAYSRYTLDRFGAVLHHNFDKLALLGGACEVRYGAGRMTAPVRVLVNGRAAHTCGNDAIPVTELVDAEVRAFFGERLPELTNHLDIVFNITSNSSPGAVITDDSVPDRVRWFNPRSIDDLRERRTRLSNDTSLGTGWAPENPFESFVRELVNRFSGRSEFTLAHPWCGSDVKLMGYFDKDLADVVLCVPQKSRFVSNRAEYLRNLEVVREECYRLAAARLPDSEVRFRLNARDVPDRDELYLTHTGSSIESGDEGVVGRGNRVNGLITPLRPMNLEGANGKNPVYHVGKLYNIVAQRLAERLSDETGDHAEVHLVSLTGQRLDQPWRVLVRLTDDAADVDKVRALVTDALASFPAVTDELVTNGIVLS
- a CDS encoding aminoglycoside phosphotransferase family protein, whose amino-acid sequence is MALGEVSEGCRRRLVGHYGAAALEWVEEAPGLLQVAAARWGLSLMNYHDAGHASVVSTAVDQQGRRLMVKAWTDPARYRHEVAALRHWAGGPAVEVIETADDLCAAALEMVGGEPGGRGRPAGELTLVAEALQHLHALGRQRSPAGFPLLADYLQGEVAPRVWKRLRDQDLGQWRPVAQAGLHALREAAGAHPDGTGQQTLLHGDLYRENVLFSDCQQPVFLDPLPMLGSEAFDWAFWVVYYEVECGFEDRLALAQTVSGLPVQGIRRWCTVLFLDGLLYYLETHDPRTSLLGNMATAFVRNNEGRSSWST
- a CDS encoding glycosyltransferase; protein product: MVGHEYPSHPEWVRTWAQMDCDVATFQHSPTFEHSADAFDGKRSRLYCYSPEMLERYEDHQPIAELAVHLGIGEQEPQATTGDDLVWLGRIDSDKAPHLAARAAQLLGRRIRIIGPIFDKSYVHAHEHLLGADHVELTGELGGPAKIAALQAGSVFVYTYARNYIEAGAAVFGETLRAGTPIAALSWREGTCADAATCDQTGVVAVADPAEDDESTAHRLAEAIVQAEELEHSTVQEIGQQRFHPLRHFEALTSAQC
- a CDS encoding restriction endonuclease subunit S produces the protein MNRLGWMWWCGSSWGGSVGEWRPATLDQLVKLQRGHDLPTSQRRNGSVPVMGAAGQSGTHDTALVKAPGVVLGRAGASMGKATYCDVDFWPLNTSLYVTDFLGNDPRFVYYLLGLIDFSGYNSGAAQPMLNRNYIKRVQISLPELPEQRAIAGIIGALDDKIVANERVAAMARELWRRARIRSNTNGDAGKARTQTIRNSGDSIARFVDNGSYQTVELKGAIDLSGCGGKLGVARVHWMEAV
- a CDS encoding histidine phosphatase family protein, producing the protein MVNLICRHAQTDYSVQHRVNGDPTYPILLNRVGRQTCRQAQASSRLSGVQGWITSEFPRARQTVQLLMGPSTREPLVEPHLNELDYGVFEGTPFLSYGEWLSRHGADERPEGATESQREGILRMLSALAGMPNHLGDRVIVGHGLLTSVLTWGLSSHHFESLPLFLPEAPYVEPLALSDDELNDLATALHDRIAPSELHR
- the serS gene encoding serine--tRNA ligase: MHDARVLIEMGPEAVRRLARRGYSLDLSVLQNLQSRRNQSIHSIDELRAESKRAASEVQATARAGGDIAALKETARKLKEQINDIEDELDGVQEELTTLLLSIPNLPDDRTPEGDSDEFATEVRRVGAQPAFSFTPKDHVDLGETTGILDFARATKLSGPRFAVTRGAGAALERALSTLFLDLHTRRHGYVEHSVPYLVSRKTMTGTGQLPKFEADLFKTSVADRDLFLIPTAEVPLTNLYADEIIPAAELPVAMTANTPCFRSEAGSYGRDTRGLIRQHQFTKVEIVRIVEPEQADSELENMLGHAEACLKELGLAYRVVMLAAGDTGFSAQLTYDLEVWFPSQNTYREISSVSSFGSFQARRANIRTRGADGKPKLVATLNGSGLPIGRTLAAVLEQHQQEDGSILLPQSLVPYLGFRRIAADGSPEE
- a CDS encoding IS3 family transposase (programmed frameshift), producing the protein MPRPKKNFTPEYREEAVKSVIETSRSVTQVARELGINPGTLSNWVSAFKRDHAGEEPALSMDERARLRELERETRELRMENEFLKKAAGILCQGSSLSEKFEFIDAEYANRLTRENGNAPSIVKMCRWLEVKRSSFNDWRSRPMSATARRQGELKLIIVKSFEESDETYGYRRVHADLVAWGVTCGLELVRKLMRELGLEPCQPRPWRHCLTEQDGQAGPIPDLVDRDFTADAPGHKMVGDITYVSTWEGWLYLATVLDCHTKAVIGWAMDDNYKTPLIEAAIDMAVRNHDLVDGAIFHSDRGSNYTSAQFAATLKNNNLRQSVGRTGICYDNAMAESFFGALKNERTHRTEYPTRDHARRDIARYIELRYNTKRRHSGLGYRTPQQAHDDYLETQSAA
- a CDS encoding DUF3387 domain-containing protein, which codes for MSKEIAERCEDMDDWRRDISFFSEVRAWMIKLDAAQREANGEPLSAEVQRYLQALAASVVDADEITDLYVEAGIGRLDITRLNEAQLRKLENSETPHLVTEALRRMIQQKMREVTKHNVVRNESFTERLNDLMRRYMLQQLTSAQVIAELAALAREVSAEARRGERFDPPLTHAELAFYDAVAHRDMAEVMEGGGDALAKIARALVKDIQKNLSVDWLSREPVRAKLRTRIRRVLAMFDYPPEEEREAVDLVLKQMEIIAALWAPAAKEG
- a CDS encoding type I restriction enzyme subunit R domain-containing protein, coding for MPLPHKKRAKDPDDELELLIVHSMLLTGYDAPPIHTLYMDRPMQGANLMQALARVNRRFRGKQDGLLVGYAPLTDNLTKALREYSDQDRRDQTLGADIERAVTEVKNALATIKGLLAGSRWKVWLGDNGRPDSRRRALRLTADFLRNPKTPGNKVDPPGKPLSVRFKDSAARLDRF